A portion of the Hoylesella buccalis ATCC 35310 genome contains these proteins:
- a CDS encoding IS30 family transposase, with the protein MYHQLTSEQRSQIFALLQKKIKRKEIALIVGTSEATISRELKNNSTPSGKYIWTKAHDMAMQRRNRTVKNSKLSDELVWRIKEYIINDQWSPRQISGYLRKNEGIKVSHQSIYNIIHNDTTGELARHTRHKMKYRHRPKGRHLPIKDRVSIHERSKEVDGKRFGDFEMDLIVDPAQHAILTLVEKSTNMLLMQKLPFGKQSKPLAKVVRKLLLPYKDCLKTITTDNGPEFAAHKDITKFLGVPVYFADPYCSWQKGAIENTNKLIRQYIPKKDSFEHYTDKRIMSIQKKLNERPREKLNFSTPKREFFKHVL; encoded by the coding sequence ATGTATCATCAATTAACCTCGGAGCAAAGGTCGCAAATTTTCGCCTTACTCCAAAAGAAAATAAAGAGAAAAGAAATTGCCCTCATTGTGGGTACGAGTGAAGCTACGATCAGTCGTGAGCTAAAGAACAACAGCACGCCATCAGGAAAGTATATCTGGACAAAGGCGCACGACATGGCTATGCAGCGCAGAAATAGAACGGTAAAGAACTCCAAACTCTCCGACGAATTGGTCTGGAGAATCAAGGAATATATCATCAATGACCAGTGGTCTCCAAGACAAATATCTGGTTATCTGCGCAAGAACGAGGGGATAAAGGTGTCCCACCAGTCCATCTATAACATCATCCACAATGACACGACAGGGGAACTTGCCAGGCACACAAGGCATAAGATGAAATACAGGCATCGTCCCAAGGGCAGACATCTTCCAATCAAGGACAGGGTGAGCATCCATGAAAGAAGCAAGGAAGTTGACGGGAAGAGATTCGGGGATTTTGAGATGGACTTGATCGTAGACCCTGCCCAGCACGCCATACTCACGCTGGTGGAGAAGTCCACCAATATGCTGCTCATGCAGAAACTGCCATTCGGGAAGCAGTCAAAGCCCCTGGCAAAGGTGGTCAGGAAACTGCTGCTGCCATACAAGGATTGTCTGAAGACCATTACAACAGACAACGGGCCTGAATTTGCGGCACATAAGGACATTACCAAGTTCTTAGGCGTGCCCGTGTACTTCGCTGATCCATATTGCTCATGGCAGAAGGGAGCTATTGAGAATACAAATAAGCTGATCAGACAATATATACCGAAAAAGGATTCGTTTGAACATTACACAGACAAGAGAATTATGTCGATACAAAAGAAATTGAACGAAAGACCGAGAGAAAAATTAAACTTTTCTACACCAAAACGAGAATTCTTCAAACACGTTTTGTAA
- a CDS encoding FadR/GntR family transcriptional regulator codes for MKINTDTVTLVDQVEHSLLNYFKDNDLRCGDPIPNEHQLADEFGVGRSVVREALSGLKMMGMINSRPRKGMVLSEPPVLKGLRRVVVPRILSDKTIWNLLNFRIALEIGISNDIFRRITDEEVKELDEIVKIGIASENNEYALVSEFSFHVKLYNITRNAIISEFQEIIHPVLTYIRENYTKELREINIQLKQRNRLVTHTDLLECIKNRDEKGYRDKIEQHFEVYRILMKEQGNL; via the coding sequence ATGAAGATTAATACCGATACTGTAACATTAGTAGACCAGGTAGAACACAGTCTATTGAACTATTTCAAAGACAACGATTTACGATGTGGTGACCCGATTCCGAACGAACATCAGTTGGCCGACGAGTTTGGTGTAGGGAGAAGTGTGGTGCGCGAGGCATTGAGTGGATTGAAGATGATGGGAATGATCAACTCTCGTCCACGCAAGGGGATGGTACTATCCGAGCCTCCTGTACTCAAGGGACTAAGGAGAGTTGTGGTCCCACGCATACTCAGTGACAAGACCATCTGGAACCTTCTGAATTTCCGTATTGCTCTGGAAATCGGAATCTCCAACGACATTTTCAGAAGGATTACCGACGAAGAAGTCAAGGAACTCGATGAAATCGTCAAAATAGGCATCGCTTCGGAGAACAATGAATATGCACTGGTCAGTGAGTTCTCATTCCACGTAAAGTTGTACAATATTACCCGAAACGCCATTATCTCCGAATTTCAAGAAATCATCCATCCTGTATTGACCTATATACGGGAGAATTATACCAAAGAACTGCGCGAAATCAACATCCAACTGAAACAACGGAATCGGCTCGTTACGCACACCGATCTGCTGGAATGTATCAAGAACCGCGATGAAAAGGGCTATCGTGATAAAATAGAACAACACTTCGAGGTTTACAGGATATTGATGAAAGAACAAGGAAATCTGTAA
- a CDS encoding dihydrodipicolinate synthase family protein, which translates to MITHTRLEGMIAAVFTPFTKEDEVNLEMIDRYADWIASTTIQGVFVCGTTGEFSSLTIEERQQILARWIEASKHRFKVIAHVGSNCQKDSAQLARHAAACHADAIASIAPSFFKPGTVNDLVNYFKPVCEAAPETPFYYYNMPSITGVNLPVDEFLTEGSKVIPNLVGVKFTHNNLMEMQQCINLENHLFEILNGFDEILIAGISIGAVAGVGSTYNYIPSVYQHVFDAMRKNNMAEARQWQLKSVEMVKLIIRYGGGVRGGKAIMSLIGIDCGNCRLPLPAYTEDELACIRKDWEDLGIRP; encoded by the coding sequence ATGATTACCCACACACGTTTAGAAGGCATGATTGCTGCCGTATTTACTCCTTTTACCAAAGAAGATGAAGTAAACCTCGAAATGATTGACCGCTATGCCGACTGGATTGCGTCAACAACCATCCAAGGCGTATTTGTATGCGGTACTACCGGCGAATTCTCATCACTCACCATTGAGGAGAGACAACAGATTTTAGCACGGTGGATAGAAGCCTCCAAGCACAGATTCAAGGTCATTGCTCACGTAGGATCCAATTGCCAGAAAGACTCTGCTCAACTGGCTCGCCATGCTGCAGCCTGTCATGCCGACGCCATTGCCTCGATAGCGCCCAGCTTCTTCAAGCCAGGCACAGTCAACGACCTGGTGAACTACTTCAAACCCGTCTGCGAAGCAGCCCCCGAAACGCCATTCTACTACTACAATATGCCCTCGATCACCGGAGTGAACCTGCCGGTAGATGAATTTCTGACCGAAGGAAGCAAGGTAATTCCCAACCTTGTGGGCGTGAAGTTCACCCACAACAACCTCATGGAGATGCAGCAGTGCATAAATCTGGAAAATCATTTGTTTGAGATTTTAAACGGATTCGACGAGATTCTGATTGCTGGAATCTCCATCGGAGCAGTCGCAGGAGTGGGAAGCACCTACAACTATATCCCATCTGTCTACCAGCATGTATTCGATGCCATGCGCAAGAACAACATGGCAGAGGCCCGACAATGGCAACTGAAATCAGTGGAGATGGTGAAACTCATCATCAGATACGGCGGTGGTGTGCGCGGTGGGAAGGCCATCATGAGCCTCATCGGTATTGATTGCGGCAACTGCCGACTCCCCTTGCCAGCCTATACCGAAGACGAACTGGCCTGCATCCGCAAGGATTGGGAAGACCTGGGTATCAGACCCTAA
- a CDS encoding sialidase family protein has translation MKKMYYILFMLVLAFSESAFSQKIRLTIESPTIPVLVKKEINPTIKLNFIQHGQRPYTIQKIIVDALKSTDPNDILSVGVYGSSKKGMVDTLQIFNKPQAPKGRIVFTNPINVATDTFSLWIAVKLREKVSLDHKVVIQCKEVITNRGKLTFRSATANINPLRIGVAVRQKGQDGVNTSRIPGIATANDGTLMAIFDARYQSSRDLQGDIDIAMHRSFDKGLTWGPMQKVIDMGTWGDLPQKYNGVSDACILVDRSNGDIYVAGLWMHGLLDKQGKWMQGLTESNNEWEHQWRNKGSQRGFGLRETSQFLITKSTDNGATWGYPDNITPKVKKEDWWLLAPAPGQGLCTSDGKLIFPTDGRDSTGMPFSNITYSLDHGRTWKTSNPAYHNATESNAVELTDGSIMLNMRDNTNKGNTQTNGRRISTTDDLGQTWTEHPTSKKALVEPTCMGSLYRHYYTENGERKSILLFVNPSDTSIRDKITLKVSFDDGMSWPEKYWIMLDLFRSPAYSSITSIDEQSVGILFESSQAQLVFLKLSLKEILKR, from the coding sequence ATGAAGAAGATGTATTATATCCTCTTTATGCTCGTATTGGCCTTTTCCGAAAGCGCATTTTCACAAAAAATACGGCTCACAATAGAATCTCCCACCATACCGGTTTTGGTTAAAAAAGAGATCAATCCGACCATCAAGTTGAACTTCATTCAGCATGGCCAACGCCCCTATACCATCCAGAAGATAATAGTGGACGCATTGAAGAGCACCGACCCGAACGACATCCTGTCTGTCGGAGTCTATGGCTCCAGCAAGAAAGGTATGGTTGACACGCTTCAAATTTTCAATAAGCCACAGGCGCCGAAAGGCAGGATTGTTTTCACCAACCCCATCAACGTGGCAACCGACACCTTCTCACTTTGGATAGCAGTAAAACTAAGGGAAAAGGTCAGTCTCGACCATAAAGTCGTCATACAGTGCAAAGAGGTGATAACCAATAGAGGAAAACTCACCTTCCGCAGCGCCACAGCCAACATCAATCCACTGCGCATAGGCGTTGCGGTAAGACAGAAGGGACAAGATGGTGTCAACACCTCGCGCATTCCAGGCATTGCGACGGCCAATGACGGCACCCTCATGGCTATTTTCGATGCCCGATATCAATCGTCGAGAGACTTGCAAGGCGACATAGACATTGCCATGCACCGCAGCTTTGACAAGGGACTGACATGGGGACCCATGCAAAAGGTCATCGACATGGGGACATGGGGCGATCTGCCGCAGAAATACAACGGTGTAAGCGATGCCTGCATTCTGGTAGACCGCTCGAACGGCGACATTTACGTGGCCGGTCTATGGATGCACGGACTGTTGGACAAGCAGGGGAAATGGATGCAGGGACTGACCGAAAGTAACAACGAATGGGAACACCAATGGCGCAACAAAGGCTCACAGCGTGGGTTTGGACTGAGGGAAACTTCGCAATTCCTGATCACCAAGAGCACCGACAATGGTGCCACATGGGGCTATCCCGACAACATCACGCCCAAGGTAAAGAAAGAAGACTGGTGGCTCTTAGCTCCCGCACCCGGCCAGGGACTGTGTACGAGCGACGGGAAACTAATCTTCCCAACCGATGGACGCGACTCTACCGGCATGCCTTTTTCTAACATCACGTACAGCCTGGACCATGGTAGGACGTGGAAAACAAGCAATCCGGCCTATCATAACGCCACCGAAAGCAACGCGGTGGAGCTGACCGACGGAAGCATTATGCTCAATATGCGCGACAACACCAACAAGGGCAACACTCAAACCAACGGACGAAGAATATCGACCACTGACGACCTTGGACAGACATGGACCGAGCATCCCACTTCCAAGAAAGCACTTGTGGAGCCTACCTGCATGGGAAGCCTCTACCGTCATTACTACACCGAGAACGGAGAACGGAAGAGCATCTTGCTGTTTGTCAATCCCAGCGACACATCTATCAGAGACAAGATTACGCTGAAGGTAAGCTTTGACGACGGAATGAGCTGGCCGGAGAAATACTGGATTATGCTCGACCTGTTCAGAAGTCCCGCCTACTCCAGTATCACGTCGATAGATGAACAGTCGGTCGGCATCCTTTTCGAGAGTAGTCAGGCCCAACTGGTATTCCTTAAACTAAGTCTGAAAGAAATATTGAAACGATGA
- a CDS encoding MFS transporter, translated as MKQTQQHSKAYPWVVVGLLWGVGFLNYMDRQMLSTMRVPMMQDISELQQAVNFGHLMAIFLWVYGLMSPVSGLIGDRFSRKRLIVGSLCVWSSVTLLMGYATSFNQLLVLRGIMGLSEALYLPAALSLIADYHKDRTRSLAIGIHMTGLYFGQSIGGFGATLSMMYSWQTTFHWFGIIGIAYGLMLSIFLKDAPVSETEAVSNQTQPSVTQSLKKLLTNKFFLIILIYFCIPGTPGWAIKNWLPTLYANDLALSPSVAGPLSTLSIALSSLLGVILGGYISDRWVHRNIRGRIFTGVLGLGMISPALLLIGNGSSMFTIMLGTVLFGIGFGFFDANNMPILCQFVSTKYRSTAYGLMNMCGVFAGAGITSIIGKSLDSGHVTRDFNIMALTVLIAMFAVGYLLRPKTIDKQ; from the coding sequence ATGAAACAGACACAACAACATAGCAAAGCCTATCCCTGGGTGGTGGTAGGACTGCTCTGGGGAGTTGGATTCCTCAACTACATGGACCGGCAGATGCTATCTACCATGCGTGTTCCGATGATGCAAGACATCAGTGAGCTGCAACAGGCCGTCAACTTCGGTCACCTCATGGCCATCTTCCTATGGGTTTATGGTTTGATGAGTCCGGTATCGGGCTTGATTGGTGACCGATTCAGCCGAAAGCGTCTCATTGTGGGAAGTTTGTGCGTGTGGTCGTCCGTCACGTTGCTGATGGGCTATGCCACCTCTTTCAACCAGCTGCTTGTGCTCCGTGGCATCATGGGATTGAGCGAGGCCCTGTATCTGCCTGCAGCTCTCTCATTGATAGCCGACTACCACAAAGACCGAACCCGCTCTCTGGCGATAGGTATTCACATGACCGGCCTCTACTTCGGCCAGTCGATTGGTGGATTCGGCGCCACACTGTCGATGATGTACTCTTGGCAGACCACCTTCCATTGGTTTGGCATCATTGGAATTGCTTACGGTCTGATGCTCAGTATCTTCCTGAAAGACGCACCAGTGAGCGAGACTGAGGCCGTTTCCAACCAGACTCAGCCATCCGTGACGCAGAGTCTGAAGAAGCTGCTCACCAACAAGTTCTTCCTCATCATCCTCATTTATTTCTGCATTCCCGGCACACCCGGCTGGGCCATTAAGAATTGGCTGCCAACGCTCTATGCCAACGACCTGGCACTGTCACCATCTGTTGCTGGTCCGTTGTCTACCTTATCCATCGCATTGTCATCGCTCTTAGGAGTTATTCTTGGCGGTTACATTTCCGACCGCTGGGTACACCGCAATATCAGGGGACGTATCTTCACAGGCGTATTGGGACTGGGCATGATTTCTCCTGCGCTGCTACTCATCGGCAATGGCTCTTCCATGTTCACCATCATGCTGGGAACAGTTTTATTCGGAATAGGTTTCGGCTTCTTCGATGCCAATAACATGCCGATTCTCTGCCAGTTTGTTTCTACCAAATACCGATCTACGGCATACGGACTGATGAATATGTGCGGCGTGTTTGCTGGTGCAGGTATCACCAGCATCATCGGAAAGTCGCTCGACTCGGGGCACGTAACCCGTGATTTCAATATCATGGCCCTGACTGTGCTCATCGCCATGTTTGCCGTTGGCTACCTGCTTCGTCCCAAGACAATCGACAAGCAGTAG
- a CDS encoding SusC/RagA family TonB-linked outer membrane protein, translating into MIIEPKTTRESHSVVRMLLFLCVCFLFVPEVRSGTTDFQQSNTEKRITVTGTVLDENQEPLVGVTVSTKDGKGNTVTDIDGKFTIQTASNAVLVMTYLGMDKMEVPVKGRTHLTTVMKSNQIALSDVVVIGYGKQSKATLTSAITKVDSKDMAISPSGNPMSMLQGKVPGMQIRVNSGQPGSNPQIIVRGGTTTSPESDAPLVIIDGVIRMVKDINYSDIETIQVLKDAASTAIYGSKASRGIIMITTKQGKVGKGTLSFKYGLSIDNQPKLMPLSNAREYLTATRFAALHANNPGKYLNGTFGMSTNNARNALTTTAFLDDYITKYGQDYVENLLTNQGWEIMEDPATPGKMLIFKDTDFQKNLFRTAVNHDYNLTFSGGNDRSTFYTSLGYLTQDGIVVGSNYDRWSFLTNASYKIFDNLKVKAMLNYSIHNSRGINEKNVMSRASKMPPTIRQWYEDGTPAPGELTSSFRTRQHEIYYQEQENKVSRLNLAVELDWELLPSLHLKPMFSFTNNEGKDHNFERYNEVVKNRPVYEAHNMDLHYQYDLVLNYNKSFAQKHNFDFMLGGNYIYDSWYRFNGSGYGGTSDYIETLNGIAAETAKTTSKQTYKKMSSYFGRVNYNYDMKYLFSASLRYDGSSHFAANHKYAMFPGISAGWNIHRENFFKPYTNVINNLKLRASWGKTGYDNLSLSDTEGSYAAGHNYGGEAGILNDVLMNRDLLWEETISTNLGFDLGLFNNRLMFSADAYTKTTNNRLIDEKLWSETGFSSIKSNFGSLNTKGLEFTLSAVPVQTHDFNWTIDANFTIFRTVISKLPNNGADKNRTGGGIIFDPTLGKYIEVGGFAEGERFGARFAYQLDGVYATDEDAANAPYDEGVSSDWLGKGKKAGDAIWRDVDHNDIINSKDMVFVGYLHPDKLGGLSQTFSYKKFRLRFVTDFSMGNVIDNQFRAQANANSRNNYATIHDVVSDKMWHKPGDIATIPRYDVESDWDNGKRNHGRPNSATIGFKGGSVNTLYIKKGDYLAFRELSLSYLLETNWLKAIKISRMDLSAAVYNLGYWTAYDGLTPEVIGADAGKYARPRQFLFTVNFTF; encoded by the coding sequence ATGATAATTGAACCTAAAACTACAAGAGAAAGTCATTCTGTCGTGAGAATGCTCCTCTTTCTTTGCGTCTGTTTCCTCTTTGTTCCAGAAGTGAGATCGGGAACAACCGATTTTCAGCAAAGCAATACAGAGAAACGCATTACGGTGACGGGGACTGTTCTTGATGAAAACCAGGAACCACTCGTGGGCGTTACAGTCTCAACCAAGGATGGGAAAGGTAACACCGTTACAGACATAGATGGAAAATTCACCATTCAAACAGCTTCCAACGCCGTACTGGTGATGACCTATCTCGGTATGGACAAGATGGAAGTTCCGGTCAAAGGTCGCACACATTTGACAACTGTGATGAAAAGCAATCAGATAGCATTGTCGGACGTGGTAGTCATTGGCTACGGTAAGCAGTCGAAGGCAACCCTAACCAGTGCTATCACCAAGGTCGATTCGAAGGATATGGCCATCTCTCCGTCGGGCAACCCCATGTCGATGCTTCAGGGAAAAGTACCTGGTATGCAGATTAGAGTCAATTCCGGGCAGCCGGGCAGCAATCCACAGATCATCGTCAGAGGAGGAACTACGACCAGTCCTGAATCAGATGCGCCGCTGGTTATCATCGATGGTGTCATCCGAATGGTGAAGGACATCAACTACTCTGACATCGAAACCATTCAGGTATTGAAGGATGCCGCCTCAACAGCCATCTACGGATCGAAAGCCTCAAGAGGTATCATTATGATTACCACCAAGCAGGGAAAGGTAGGCAAGGGAACTCTTTCTTTCAAATATGGTCTGTCAATTGACAACCAGCCTAAGCTGATGCCACTGTCCAACGCACGTGAATATCTTACCGCTACCCGATTCGCAGCCTTGCACGCCAACAATCCCGGAAAATATCTCAACGGAACATTCGGCATGAGCACCAATAATGCGCGCAACGCACTGACAACCACAGCTTTCCTCGACGACTATATCACCAAATACGGACAGGATTATGTGGAAAACCTACTCACCAATCAGGGATGGGAAATCATGGAAGATCCCGCTACACCAGGTAAGATGCTCATATTCAAAGACACCGATTTCCAGAAAAACCTATTCCGGACGGCCGTGAATCACGACTACAACCTGACCTTCAGTGGAGGAAACGACCGCTCTACGTTCTACACGAGCCTCGGCTATCTCACGCAAGATGGCATCGTTGTAGGATCTAACTACGACCGATGGAGCTTCCTGACCAATGCTTCCTATAAGATTTTCGACAACTTGAAGGTGAAAGCTATGCTAAACTACTCCATTCACAACTCAAGAGGCATCAACGAGAAAAATGTTATGTCACGTGCATCTAAGATGCCTCCAACCATCAGACAGTGGTACGAAGACGGAACGCCGGCACCGGGAGAGCTCACCAGCTCGTTTCGAACACGACAGCATGAAATCTATTATCAGGAGCAGGAAAACAAGGTGAGTCGACTGAATCTGGCCGTAGAGCTGGACTGGGAACTCTTGCCGAGCCTACATCTCAAGCCGATGTTCTCGTTCACCAATAACGAAGGCAAGGATCACAATTTTGAGCGTTACAACGAGGTGGTAAAAAACCGCCCTGTTTACGAGGCTCACAACATGGATCTGCATTACCAGTATGACCTGGTGCTCAACTATAACAAGTCCTTCGCTCAGAAACACAACTTCGATTTCATGCTCGGAGGCAACTACATATACGACAGCTGGTATCGTTTCAACGGATCGGGCTACGGAGGAACATCCGACTATATCGAGACCCTGAACGGTATTGCGGCCGAGACCGCCAAGACAACCTCTAAGCAGACCTACAAGAAGATGAGCAGCTACTTCGGCCGTGTGAACTATAACTACGACATGAAATATCTCTTCTCGGCCAGTCTCCGTTATGACGGATCCTCTCACTTCGCCGCCAACCACAAGTATGCCATGTTTCCAGGAATATCGGCAGGATGGAACATCCACCGCGAGAATTTCTTCAAGCCTTACACCAACGTCATCAACAACCTGAAGCTGAGGGCAAGCTGGGGTAAGACCGGTTACGACAATCTGTCGCTGAGCGACACAGAAGGATCTTATGCCGCAGGACACAACTATGGAGGTGAGGCAGGTATTCTGAACGATGTACTGATGAACCGCGACCTGCTGTGGGAAGAGACCATATCGACCAACTTGGGCTTCGACCTGGGTCTGTTCAATAACCGGTTAATGTTCTCGGCTGATGCCTATACAAAGACTACCAACAACCGACTGATTGATGAGAAACTATGGTCGGAAACCGGTTTTTCCTCCATCAAGTCAAACTTTGGCTCGCTCAACACGAAGGGGCTTGAGTTTACCCTGAGCGCAGTGCCGGTTCAGACACACGACTTCAACTGGACCATCGATGCCAACTTCACCATTTTCAGAACTGTCATCAGCAAGCTGCCCAACAATGGAGCCGACAAGAACCGCACAGGCGGAGGAATCATCTTCGACCCAACACTTGGCAAATATATTGAAGTAGGAGGCTTTGCCGAAGGAGAGCGTTTCGGTGCACGGTTTGCCTATCAGCTCGACGGCGTATATGCCACCGACGAAGACGCTGCCAACGCCCCTTATGACGAAGGTGTGTCGTCAGACTGGCTGGGCAAGGGCAAGAAGGCAGGTGACGCCATCTGGCGAGACGTTGACCACAACGACATCATCAACTCAAAGGACATGGTATTCGTTGGATACCTGCATCCCGACAAGCTGGGCGGACTCTCACAGACTTTCAGCTACAAGAAATTCAGGCTGCGATTCGTGACCGACTTCTCTATGGGCAATGTCATCGATAACCAATTCAGGGCACAGGCCAACGCCAATTCGCGCAACAACTACGCCACTATTCATGACGTAGTCAGCGACAAGATGTGGCATAAGCCGGGCGACATCGCTACCATTCCAAGATACGACGTTGAATCTGACTGGGACAACGGCAAGCGAAACCACGGACGTCCCAACTCTGCTACCATCGGATTCAAAGGAGGAAGCGTGAACACGCTCTACATCAAGAAGGGCGACTATCTGGCTTTCAGAGAGCTGTCGCTTTCCTATCTATTGGAAACCAACTGGCTGAAGGCAATCAAGATTAGTCGCATGGATCTTTCAGCCGCCGTATACAACCTGGGATACTGGACTGCCTACGACGGACTCACACCTGAAGTTATCGGTGCCGATGCGGGTAAATACGCACGTCCGAGACAATTCTTATTCACAGTCAATTTTACATTTTAA
- a CDS encoding RagB/SusD family nutrient uptake outer membrane protein, whose amino-acid sequence MKRYILSIFALTSIFILSGCESILEVDPISEITNSNYWKSESDVKGYLVGAYSFNRTLTNKTLYGEDRGDAMVSGVIGGVSRAHQHELNEEYGYDWVDFYKMLHHCNMLIKHAPKISFGQPKDRDRILAQAYTLRAKTYLTLIESWGDVPLVLEPTETYNKDARPARSSQQEVMNQILEDTNKAIELYPESSIPDKNKMSKPAALCVKAEALAWKYTVQKSNDRQNLIDAIAAIEEVENSGVSLMDNYADIFDVNHEKNSEIIFSIYLKLDEYNDMYMSRLSMSAAAGTLSADVVNKEDIPYTNSTIARHVYAPSPRLRSLFDVKDKRAASAYIDAVTKDGQVKFTSQNKYRGAVYSDDRHFDNDIVVYRLGGILLLKAELLCYLGGENVQKAIDILNVTRNRAGVSNYMGATDQLSVQKEVLNERGRELCFELKRWPDLMRAHAAGTIDIYNYVPNLVGKSTPLYFPILRKMIDQNPNLTQTQGY is encoded by the coding sequence ATGAAAAGATATATTTTAAGCATTTTCGCTCTAACCTCAATATTCATCCTCTCCGGTTGTGAATCTATTTTGGAGGTAGACCCCATTTCAGAAATTACCAACAGTAACTATTGGAAATCAGAATCAGACGTGAAGGGCTATCTTGTCGGAGCCTACAGCTTCAACCGTACGCTGACTAACAAAACCCTCTATGGTGAAGACCGCGGCGACGCAATGGTATCAGGCGTAATTGGCGGCGTGAGCCGAGCACATCAGCATGAGCTGAATGAGGAATACGGCTACGACTGGGTTGACTTCTACAAGATGCTCCACCACTGTAACATGCTCATCAAGCATGCACCCAAAATCTCATTCGGCCAGCCGAAAGATCGCGACCGAATCCTGGCGCAGGCCTATACACTCAGGGCAAAGACCTATCTCACGTTGATTGAGTCGTGGGGTGACGTTCCATTGGTTCTCGAACCCACCGAGACTTATAACAAGGATGCACGTCCTGCCCGCTCATCGCAGCAGGAAGTGATGAATCAAATTCTCGAAGATACCAACAAGGCCATCGAACTGTATCCAGAGTCATCGATTCCCGACAAAAACAAAATGTCGAAGCCTGCTGCTCTCTGTGTCAAGGCAGAGGCACTGGCCTGGAAATACACTGTGCAGAAAAGCAACGACAGACAGAATCTCATCGATGCCATCGCAGCCATTGAGGAAGTGGAGAACAGCGGTGTGAGCCTGATGGACAACTATGCCGACATATTCGACGTGAATCATGAGAAGAACAGTGAGATTATCTTCTCGATCTATCTCAAGCTGGATGAATACAATGATATGTATATGTCGCGCCTGTCGATGTCGGCTGCTGCCGGAACACTGTCGGCCGACGTGGTGAACAAGGAAGATATTCCGTACACCAATTCCACTATTGCGCGTCACGTGTACGCACCCTCACCTCGTCTGAGGTCGCTTTTCGATGTCAAAGATAAACGGGCTGCCTCAGCCTATATCGATGCCGTGACAAAAGACGGACAAGTGAAATTCACCTCACAGAACAAGTATCGCGGAGCCGTCTATTCTGACGACCGCCACTTCGACAACGATATCGTGGTATATCGTTTGGGCGGAATATTACTGCTCAAGGCCGAGCTGCTCTGCTATCTCGGTGGAGAAAATGTACAGAAAGCTATCGACATTCTAAACGTGACACGCAATAGGGCTGGCGTAAGCAATTACATGGGTGCGACCGACCAGCTGTCAGTCCAGAAGGAAGTGCTGAACGAGAGAGGACGTGAACTATGCTTCGAGCTGAAGAGATGGCCCGACCTGATGCGTGCCCATGCCGCAGGGACCATTGATATCTATAATTATGTTCCCAATCTGGTGGGCAAGTCAACCCCGTTATACTTTCCTATACTGCGGAAGATGATTGACCAGAATCCAAATCTTACTCAAACCCAAGGCTATTAA